A portion of the Halococcus hamelinensis 100A6 genome contains these proteins:
- a CDS encoding ABC transporter ATP-binding protein: MTTPVLDADHLGVTRGDTAILTDVSMTVAPDARTLVQGPSGAGKTTLFNVLGLLDRPSSGTLRIEGRVADSLAERERARLRRETIGFIFQEFQLIADLTAWENARLPQEHAGGGDTAWVDTLFDALGIDHLREQYPATLSGGEKQRVAIARALANRPAIVLADEPTGQLDPETADGVLDLLFDMQDTAGTALLTISHDRRLRSRFEDVVRLEDGTTKPVPRTDSDASEEPAATNS; this comes from the coding sequence ATGACGACGCCCGTTCTCGACGCCGACCACCTCGGCGTCACCCGCGGCGACACGGCGATCCTCACCGACGTCTCGATGACGGTCGCGCCCGACGCGCGGACGCTGGTCCAGGGGCCGAGCGGGGCGGGGAAGACCACGCTGTTCAACGTGCTCGGGCTGCTCGACCGGCCGTCGAGCGGCACCCTCCGGATCGAGGGGCGGGTCGCGGATTCGCTTGCGGAGCGCGAACGCGCCCGGCTACGCCGCGAGACGATCGGCTTCATCTTTCAGGAGTTCCAGCTCATCGCGGACCTCACCGCGTGGGAGAACGCGAGGCTTCCCCAGGAACACGCCGGCGGTGGCGATACGGCGTGGGTCGACACCCTCTTCGACGCCCTCGGGATCGACCACCTCCGCGAGCAGTACCCCGCGACGCTCAGCGGCGGCGAGAAACAGCGGGTCGCGATCGCCCGCGCGCTCGCAAACCGGCCGGCGATCGTCCTCGCCGACGAGCCAACGGGTCAGCTCGACCCCGAGACCGCCGACGGCGTTCTCGACCTCCTGTTCGACATGCAGGACACCGCCGGCACCGCGCTGCTCACCATCAGCCACGACCGGCGGCTCCGCTCGCGCTTCGAGGACGTCGTCCGACTCGAAGACGGCACGACGAAACCGGTACCCCGGACGGATTCCGACGCGTCGGAGGAGCCGGCCGCTACGAACTCGTGA
- a CDS encoding DUF1616 domain-containing protein: MSSESDAWLLVPRPLRRLPADLAVVALLVVLTAVSALVPPVSGTPVRIVLGLPFVLFLPGYAFVAALFPEAGRTAGPTEDDGSDGRVERAREDGIDGIERVALSFGLSIAVSPLLGLALNFTPFGIRLVPIVVTIGGFTLVAVAVAAARRLALPAADRFRVPFGRWYAATRTELFEPETRTDQVLNVVLVVSLLLAVSSVAYAVATPTAGESFSEFYLLTENETGALTAENYPANFTEGAGQPLVVGVSNHEHRPTNYTVVAQLQRVRVANDSTTVLERSPMQRFTPRLEDNETWTRRHTVTPTMTGERLRLVYLLYRGPAPANPTTGNAYRETHLWVNVTS; this comes from the coding sequence ATGAGCAGCGAATCCGACGCGTGGCTGTTGGTCCCGCGGCCCCTCCGCCGTCTGCCGGCGGACCTCGCTGTCGTCGCGTTGCTGGTCGTCCTGACCGCGGTCTCGGCGCTCGTCCCGCCCGTCAGCGGGACGCCGGTCCGGATCGTGCTCGGTCTGCCGTTCGTGCTCTTCCTGCCGGGCTACGCGTTCGTCGCCGCGCTCTTTCCGGAGGCCGGCCGGACGGCGGGTCCGACGGAGGACGACGGGTCGGACGGACGGGTCGAACGCGCTCGTGAGGACGGCATCGACGGAATCGAGCGCGTCGCCCTCTCGTTCGGGCTCAGTATCGCGGTCTCGCCGCTCCTCGGGCTGGCGCTCAACTTCACGCCGTTCGGGATCCGGCTCGTCCCCATCGTGGTCACCATCGGCGGGTTCACCCTCGTCGCGGTCGCCGTGGCCGCCGCCCGGCGGCTGGCGCTCCCGGCCGCGGACCGGTTCCGGGTGCCGTTCGGCCGGTGGTACGCCGCCACCCGCACGGAGCTGTTCGAGCCCGAAACCCGGACGGACCAGGTGCTGAACGTCGTGCTAGTGGTGAGCCTCCTGCTCGCGGTGAGTTCGGTCGCCTACGCGGTCGCGACCCCGACCGCCGGCGAGTCGTTCAGCGAGTTCTACCTCCTGACCGAGAACGAGACGGGCGCGCTCACCGCCGAGAACTACCCCGCGAACTTCACCGAGGGCGCGGGCCAACCGCTCGTGGTCGGGGTCTCGAACCACGAACACCGACCGACGAACTACACCGTCGTCGCCCAGCTCCAGCGCGTCCGGGTGGCGAACGACTCCACGACGGTACTGGAACGGAGTCCGATGCAGCGGTTCACTCCGCGACTGGAGGACAACGAAACCTGGACCCGCCGACACACCGTCACGCCGACGATGACCGGCGAACGGCTTCGGTTGGTCTACCTGCTCTATCGAGGACCCGCCCCGGCGAACCCGACGACGGGGAACGCCTACCGCGAGACCCACCTCTGGGTGAACGTGACGTCGTAA
- a CDS encoding DUF7847 domain-containing protein — protein sequence MGAIAAIGEAVDAVRRNPVIILVTLLFGLLQIPQLLSSSLTTDIGLVVSGLFSLVLVFVLPFYFGGIVGMVAEALDGKTSLRTFLREGRANYVSIFGAYLLLGVAMVVYFVAIAVVGGVGGFFAVGIGQSGGAGAGSLLALVGIVLLLFVLLFAFSFFVQFFGQAIVLDGKGAVGGFKKSIRVVWGNKLSTLGYMAIIVVFSAVFGTVGGIIGTLPTLYDVNDLLVIAAVLSVGLAIVTGIIGAFTAAYSVAFYEQIRAPKEQPTA from the coding sequence ATGGGTGCGATAGCAGCGATCGGAGAGGCAGTGGACGCCGTCAGACGAAACCCGGTCATCATCCTCGTCACGCTCCTGTTCGGGCTCCTCCAGATCCCGCAGTTGCTCTCGTCGTCTCTCACCACGGATATCGGACTGGTCGTGTCGGGGCTCTTCTCGCTCGTGTTGGTGTTCGTCCTGCCGTTTTACTTCGGGGGAATCGTCGGAATGGTCGCCGAAGCGCTCGACGGAAAGACGAGTCTCCGGACGTTCCTTCGGGAAGGACGGGCCAACTACGTCTCGATATTCGGGGCATACCTGCTGCTGGGAGTCGCGATGGTCGTCTACTTCGTCGCTATCGCCGTCGTCGGCGGAGTCGGCGGGTTCTTCGCCGTGGGGATCGGGCAGAGCGGTGGTGCGGGTGCGGGCTCGCTGCTCGCGCTCGTGGGTATCGTACTGCTGCTGTTCGTGTTGTTGTTCGCCTTCTCCTTTTTCGTCCAGTTCTTCGGCCAGGCGATCGTCCTCGACGGAAAAGGTGCCGTTGGCGGGTTCAAAAAGAGCATCCGCGTCGTCTGGGGGAACAAACTCAGCACGCTCGGCTACATGGCCATCATCGTCGTGTTCTCGGCGGTGTTCGGGACCGTTGGCGGGATCATCGGCACGCTCCCGACGCTGTACGACGTGAACGATCTCCTCGTTATCGCCGCCGTTCTCTCGGTCGGCCTCGCGATAGTGACCGGTATCATCGGTGCGTTCACGGCCGCGTACAGCGTCGCCTTCTACGAGCAGATCCGCGCTCCGAAGGAGCAACCGACTGCATAG